One window of Flavobacteriales bacterium genomic DNA carries:
- a CDS encoding cytochrome c produces the protein MRVFALLVLFLIVNVSYAQEVWVAPAEAKEVLNPYEGNNIATQKGQALYSKLCWTCHGKGGLGDGPAGAGLNPKPKSFSDKGVQNQTDGELFWKLSNGKGMMVPYKHSLDKEKRWQLINYIRTLKAEK, from the coding sequence ATGAGAGTCTTTGCTTTGCTTGTTCTATTTTTAATCGTAAACGTTAGCTATGCTCAAGAAGTTTGGGTGGCTCCAGCCGAAGCTAAGGAAGTGCTTAACCCTTACGAAGGAAATAATATTGCCACACAAAAAGGTCAAGCATTATACTCTAAATTGTGCTGGACGTGTCATGGTAAAGGTGGATTAGGCGATGGTCCTGCGGGCGCAGGCTTAAACCCAAAACCTAAGAGTTTTTCTGATAAGGGCGTGCAAAACCAAACAGACGGAGAGTTGTTCTGGAAACTGTCAAACGGCAAAGGGATGATGGTTCCTTACAAGCATTCGTTAGATAAAGAGAAGCGTTGGCAACTCATCAATTATATTAGAACATTAAAAGCAGAAAAATGA
- a CDS encoding M28 family peptidase, with protein sequence MKKLLLLLLPISLFAQTPTLLNDSSKLNYANSITVEDLKDYLYVLASDSMKGRETGTIGQRKAANYIADFFKEIGIPPYRYNTYFQKFKVRIVKRYGKWKKSSNKKYLKGENIIGFIEGSDLKDEIVVITAHYDHLGIKEDSLIYNGADDNGSGTSSIMEIAQAFMLAKKEGKGPRRSVLIMPVSGEEKGLLGSKYYADNPIYPLENTIANLNVDMIGRIDDYHDNANYVYLIGSDRLSTELHQISEEVNQKYINLELDYKFNEEDDPNRYYYRSDHYNFAKNNIPVIFYFNGVHADYHKASDTVEKINFEKIEKISRYIFLTAWELANRDERPKLD encoded by the coding sequence TAATAGTATAACTGTAGAAGATTTAAAGGATTATTTATACGTCTTAGCTAGTGACTCTATGAAAGGTAGAGAAACCGGAACTATTGGACAAAGAAAAGCTGCAAACTATATTGCTGATTTTTTTAAAGAAATAGGAATACCTCCTTATAGATACAATACATACTTTCAAAAATTTAAAGTTAGGATTGTCAAGCGTTATGGAAAATGGAAAAAATCTTCTAATAAAAAGTACTTAAAGGGAGAAAATATAATAGGCTTTATAGAAGGAAGCGACTTAAAAGATGAAATAGTGGTTATTACTGCTCATTATGATCATTTAGGCATAAAAGAAGATTCACTTATTTATAACGGTGCAGATGATAATGGTTCAGGAACAAGTTCCATTATGGAAATAGCTCAAGCATTTATGTTGGCAAAAAAAGAAGGAAAAGGACCTAGAAGAAGTGTGTTAATAATGCCCGTTTCAGGAGAAGAGAAAGGCTTATTAGGATCAAAATACTATGCAGACAACCCAATTTATCCATTAGAAAATACCATAGCAAATTTAAATGTTGATATGATAGGCAGGATAGATGATTATCATGATAATGCAAACTATGTTTATTTAATAGGTTCAGATAGATTAAGCACTGAATTACATCAAATTAGTGAGGAAGTCAACCAAAAATACATCAATCTAGAATTAGATTATAAGTTTAATGAGGAAGATGATCCAAACAGATATTATTACCGTTCAGACCATTATAATTTTGCTAAAAATAATATTCCAGTCATTTTTTATTTTAATGGAGTACACGCTGATTATCACAAAGCTTCAGACACTGTAGAGAAAATAAATTTTGAAAAGATTGAGAAAATATCTAGGTATATATTCCTAACGGCTTGGGAGTTAGCCAATAGAGATGAACGACCAAAACTAGATTAA
- a CDS encoding T9SS type A sorting domain-containing protein — MKKFGIFFILGLFSYAVANAQCTVDNAIDCECADSDQNDCDLLPDITVCWQTGINGSQEYAPGEGLQNGEINYPENWFEITPEVQEMGRIRISARTPNIGVGPLTLRGADQYGYRHMVCYNDGVADTFTVYDPEWQISTDVCPDGTNPKHISWQRIYHKNSDGSMSFYEEMVGTMEYHPTHGHMHFDEWTIMTLRIPDPNNMDNPLEWETIGDGAKVGFCVMDLGNCSSENAGCRDDESVYNEGNLLSEDDFPNYGLGGGSYGCSPVEQGISSGYNDTYGSYLDGMFLNIPLGTCNGEYAVVLEVPQVMVEANLDNNYTWFPITLTMQTETPNVPNITSSIEGLVCEGDEISLSIEAPENATVLWSNGSSDEIITVNSLGTYSVTVNTPDSECPATRNITLSGIDAPVVDEVIICKNNPAELSIESDYSVTWYDENMNAVGGGNSYSTPNLDVSTTYYVSNSFIDNKVGPEEHNGDSNYSGGENSIGFLSFDAINDFTLFSVNVYTNEPAERSFILMNSDGNVIAEHTEFVGFADDEPQTIMLNFNVPQGNDYLLGTDASVNENNVGGQNPLLKRTGTNGNLSYPYVLDGKASINKAVYYGNGLDDSGGDDYTTYYYYLYDWVVSADTVDCGVVPVPIIVEDCSSIDELLIEMAVYPNPTEGLIYVTASLEKESFIALSLTNSLGQVMYSETIGTTSSFNNTYDWSLLPKGIYTVCLEINNQKTFEKIVLQ, encoded by the coding sequence ATGAAGAAATTCGGTATCTTTTTTATCCTTGGTTTATTTTCTTATGCTGTCGCTAACGCACAGTGTACGGTAGACAATGCGATTGATTGTGAATGTGCTGATTCAGATCAAAACGATTGCGATCTTTTGCCTGATATTACAGTTTGCTGGCAAACAGGTATAAACGGCTCTCAGGAATATGCTCCTGGTGAAGGTTTACAAAATGGTGAAATAAACTATCCTGAAAATTGGTTTGAGATTACCCCCGAAGTACAAGAAATGGGAAGAATTCGTATTTCTGCAAGAACACCAAATATTGGTGTTGGTCCTTTAACGCTAAGGGGTGCTGACCAATATGGTTACCGCCATATGGTGTGCTATAATGATGGTGTGGCGGATACTTTTACTGTGTATGACCCTGAATGGCAAATTTCTACGGATGTATGTCCTGACGGCACAAACCCTAAACATATTTCATGGCAAAGAATTTATCATAAGAATTCTGACGGGTCTATGAGCTTTTACGAAGAGATGGTGGGAACCATGGAATATCACCCAACACACGGCCATATGCACTTTGATGAGTGGACAATAATGACTTTAAGAATTCCAGATCCAAATAATATGGATAATCCATTAGAATGGGAAACTATTGGTGATGGGGCTAAGGTTGGTTTTTGTGTAATGGACTTGGGTAACTGCAGTAGTGAAAACGCTGGTTGTAGAGACGATGAAAGTGTTTATAATGAGGGTAACTTATTAAGTGAAGATGATTTTCCAAACTACGGTCTTGGTGGGGGTTCGTACGGCTGTAGTCCGGTTGAACAAGGAATATCTTCAGGATACAATGATACTTATGGTTCTTATTTAGATGGAATGTTTTTAAATATTCCTCTAGGCACATGTAATGGCGAATATGCGGTGGTATTAGAGGTTCCTCAGGTAATGGTTGAGGCTAATCTTGACAACAACTATACTTGGTTTCCAATTACATTAACGATGCAAACCGAAACACCTAACGTTCCAAACATTACTTCTTCTATTGAAGGTTTGGTTTGTGAAGGCGATGAAATTAGTTTATCTATAGAAGCTCCTGAAAACGCTACTGTATTGTGGTCAAACGGCTCATCAGATGAAATTATTACAGTAAATAGCCTAGGTACGTACTCTGTTACTGTTAACACGCCTGATTCGGAATGTCCGGCGACAAGAAATATAACATTAAGCGGAATTGATGCTCCTGTAGTTGATGAGGTAATTATATGTAAAAACAACCCTGCTGAACTTTCTATTGAATCCGACTACTCTGTAACATGGTATGATGAAAATATGAATGCCGTTGGTGGTGGTAATTCTTACTCTACCCCAAATCTGGATGTGAGTACTACTTATTATGTGTCAAACAGCTTTATAGACAATAAGGTAGGCCCAGAAGAGCATAATGGCGATTCTAACTATAGCGGGGGTGAAAATTCTATTGGGTTTTTATCTTTTGATGCTATTAATGATTTCACTCTTTTTAGTGTAAATGTTTACACCAACGAACCCGCTGAGAGATCGTTTATTCTTATGAACTCTGATGGTAATGTAATCGCTGAGCACACCGAATTTGTTGGTTTTGCTGATGATGAGCCACAAACAATAATGTTGAACTTCAATGTTCCTCAAGGAAACGATTATTTATTAGGAACTGACGCTTCTGTAAACGAAAATAATGTGGGTGGTCAAAACCCTCTGCTTAAAAGAACTGGCACAAACGGCAACTTATCTTATCCTTATGTTTTAGACGGCAAAGCCTCTATCAATAAGGCGGTTTATTATGGAAATGGTCTTGACGATTCCGGTGGTGACGATTACACCACTTACTACTACTATTTGTATGATTGGGTAGTTAGTGCTGACACTGTTGATTGCGGGGTTGTTCCTGTGCCAATTATCGTTGAAGATTGTAGCTCAATAGATGAGCTTCTTATAGAAATGGCTGTATATCCTAATCCAACAGAGGGTCTTATTTATGTAACGGCTTCTTTAGAAAAAGAAAGCTTTATAGCGTTATCGTTAACCAATTCGCTTGGTCAAGTTATGTACAGTGAAACTATTGGTACTACTAGTTCGTTTAATAATACATACGATTGGTCGTTGCTACCAAAAGGTATATACACCGTTTGTTTAGAAATTAATAATCAAAAAACATTTGAAAAAATTGTTTTACAATAG
- a CDS encoding 1-deoxy-D-xylulose-5-phosphate reductoisomerase, with product MDKTKKHVAILGSTGSIGTQALDVIEANQHLFEVEVLTANSNSELLIQQALKYKPNAVVIANEHKYDEVKDALASAKIKVYAGVESLSQVVEMETIDVVLTALVGYSGLKPTINAIKAKKNIALANKETLVVAGSLITALAKENGVNIYPVDSEHSAIFQCLVGEFHNPIEKIYLTASGGPFRGWEKDRLTRVSKQQALKHPNWEMGAKITVDSASLMNKGLEVIEAKWLFGLKEEQIDVVVHPQSIIHSIVQFEDGSMKAQMGLPDMKLPIQYALGYPQRIKSSFPRFDFMEYPSLTFEKPDVETFRNLSLAYKAMAKGGNMACILNAANEVVVDAFLKDKIGFLEMSDVIENCMEKSTFVATPTYDDFVSTNEQSRMFANELIK from the coding sequence ATGGATAAAACAAAAAAACACGTGGCGATATTAGGCTCAACCGGCTCAATTGGAACACAAGCGCTTGATGTAATCGAAGCTAATCAGCATTTATTTGAAGTTGAGGTTCTTACCGCTAATTCTAATAGTGAGCTACTCATTCAACAAGCTTTAAAATATAAGCCAAACGCAGTGGTAATTGCCAATGAGCATAAGTATGATGAGGTTAAAGACGCGTTGGCGTCTGCAAAGATAAAAGTTTATGCTGGTGTTGAATCTTTATCTCAAGTTGTTGAAATGGAAACAATAGATGTTGTTCTAACAGCATTAGTAGGTTATTCTGGCTTGAAGCCAACCATTAACGCCATAAAAGCTAAGAAAAACATTGCGCTTGCCAACAAAGAAACCTTAGTCGTTGCTGGCTCTTTAATAACCGCTTTGGCTAAAGAAAATGGGGTAAATATTTATCCTGTAGACTCTGAGCACTCTGCCATATTTCAATGTTTAGTAGGTGAATTTCACAACCCTATTGAAAAAATATATCTCACCGCTTCTGGCGGTCCGTTTAGAGGATGGGAAAAAGATAGGCTCACTAGAGTGAGCAAACAGCAAGCCTTGAAACATCCAAACTGGGAAATGGGAGCAAAAATAACTGTTGACTCTGCTAGTTTAATGAATAAAGGGTTAGAAGTAATTGAAGCAAAATGGCTGTTTGGACTAAAAGAAGAGCAAATTGATGTTGTTGTTCACCCCCAATCTATAATTCACTCAATAGTGCAGTTTGAAGACGGCTCTATGAAAGCACAAATGGGTCTGCCAGACATGAAGTTGCCCATTCAATACGCTTTGGGTTACCCACAAAGAATAAAATCAAGCTTCCCGCGTTTCGATTTCATGGAGTACCCGAGTTTGACTTTTGAAAAGCCTGATGTTGAAACCTTTAGAAACTTATCTTTAGCTTATAAGGCAATGGCAAAAGGAGGTAATATGGCTTGTATTTTAAATGCCGCTAACGAAGTTGTGGTAGATGCCTTCTTGAAAGACAAAATTGGTTTTTTAGAAATGTCAGATGTCATAGAAAATTGTATGGAAAAGAGTACTTTTGTGGCCACTCCTACATACGATGATTTTGTGTCAACAAACGAGCAAAGTCGAATGTTTGCTAATGAATTAATAAAATAA
- a CDS encoding aldehyde dehydrogenase family protein: protein MNDTFGITKALKELGLNEINEGSSTGKNCFSNGDVIKSYSPVTGELIGSVKCTSESDYERVMASATSAFKYWRTIPAPKRGEIVRQFGDKLREHKEALGKLVSFEMGKSYQEGLGEVQEMIDICDFAVGLSRQLHGLTMHSERPNHRMYEQYHPLGVVGIISAFNFPVAVWCWNTALAWICGDVCVWKGSEKTPLCSVACQNLIAEVLEKNDLPEGISCIVTGDNKVGEMMTSDKRIPLVSATGSSRMGKIVGSRVAERFGKSLLELGGNNAIIITPTADLKIVVPGAVFGAVGTCGQRCTSTRRLIIHESVYDKVKDAVVGAYEQIKIGNPLDENNHVGPLIDKDAVNMYLSALEHAIKEGGKVLVEGEVLKGNEYESGCYVKPAIVEAKNSFEIVQHETFAPILYLIKYKGDVENAIEIQNDVPQGLSSSIMTSTIKDAEKFLSYAGSDCGIANVNIGTSGAEIGGAFGGEKETGGGRESGSDAWKIYMRRQTNTINYSDELPLAQGIKFDL, encoded by the coding sequence ATGAACGATACTTTTGGAATAACTAAGGCTTTAAAAGAGTTAGGATTAAACGAGATTAATGAGGGAAGCTCAACTGGAAAAAACTGCTTTTCAAATGGTGATGTGATTAAATCTTATTCACCCGTTACTGGTGAGCTTATCGGGAGTGTGAAATGCACTTCAGAAAGCGATTATGAAAGGGTAATGGCGTCTGCCACATCTGCCTTTAAGTATTGGAGAACTATTCCTGCCCCAAAAAGAGGTGAAATAGTTCGTCAATTTGGAGATAAATTAAGAGAACATAAAGAGGCTTTGGGAAAGCTGGTTTCTTTCGAAATGGGAAAATCCTATCAAGAGGGGTTGGGTGAGGTTCAAGAGATGATTGACATTTGTGACTTTGCTGTTGGTCTTTCACGACAGCTTCATGGCCTTACAATGCATTCAGAACGTCCAAACCACAGAATGTACGAACAATATCACCCGCTTGGGGTTGTTGGTATAATTTCTGCATTTAACTTTCCTGTTGCGGTATGGTGTTGGAATACGGCTTTAGCCTGGATATGTGGAGATGTTTGCGTGTGGAAAGGGTCTGAAAAAACCCCGCTTTGCTCGGTAGCTTGTCAAAATTTAATAGCCGAAGTGCTAGAAAAAAATGATTTACCAGAGGGTATTTCGTGTATCGTTACTGGAGACAATAAGGTTGGTGAAATGATGACCTCAGACAAACGTATACCTCTTGTTTCTGCAACAGGCTCTTCTAGAATGGGTAAAATTGTAGGGTCTAGAGTAGCAGAGCGATTTGGAAAATCACTCTTAGAGCTTGGCGGAAACAACGCAATAATAATTACGCCAACTGCTGACCTTAAAATTGTTGTTCCTGGCGCTGTATTTGGTGCTGTTGGAACGTGTGGTCAAAGATGCACATCAACGCGTCGTTTGATTATTCATGAATCCGTATATGATAAAGTCAAAGACGCTGTTGTGGGTGCTTACGAACAGATTAAAATTGGTAACCCCTTAGATGAAAATAATCACGTTGGTCCGTTAATTGATAAGGATGCTGTAAACATGTATTTGTCCGCGCTTGAACACGCTATTAAAGAGGGTGGTAAAGTCTTGGTTGAAGGCGAGGTCTTAAAAGGCAACGAATATGAAAGCGGTTGTTACGTTAAACCTGCTATTGTAGAGGCAAAAAACAGTTTTGAAATTGTTCAACACGAAACATTTGCGCCTATATTATACCTTATAAAATACAAGGGTGATGTTGAAAATGCAATTGAAATACAAAACGATGTTCCACAAGGTTTGTCATCATCAATTATGACCTCAACCATTAAAGATGCTGAAAAATTCTTGTCATATGCTGGTTCTGACTGCGGTATTGCTAATGTAAATATTGGTACGTCCGGAGCGGAAATTGGCGGTGCTTTTGGTGGAGAAAAAGAAACTGGAGGCGGTAGAGAATCTGGCTCTGATGCATGGAAAATATATATGCGTAGACAAACTAATACTATAAATTATTCGGATGAACTTCCTCTTGCTCAAGGAATTAAATTCGATTTATAG
- a CDS encoding GH3 auxin-responsive promoter family protein, translating to MSILSFLSLPYAKWVSKRNKKWIENPVEHQEKILRSLLKSAKNTRFGIDHSFDKINSYNDFKNQVPIRDYEALKPYINRVLDGEKNVLWSGKPLYFTKTSGTTSGTKYIPISKSSMPYHLKGAREALLCYIKETKDASFLEGKTIFIQGSPHLDYISGIPTGRLSGIVAHHMPWYLKLNNLPSFKTNCVEDWEKKIDGIVDETIEQPMSLISGIPPWVQMYFERIHKKTGRTISEVFPKFSLFVFGGVNFDPYKSKFLELVGKQLPSVETYPSSEGFIAYQDSQKEEGLLLCVNHGIFFEFIEASQFFEENRRRISLKEVKLGKDYVVILNTNAGLWGYNIGDTVQFVSKKPYRIVVSGRIKHFTSAFGEHVIGKEVEKAVQQTLEMHPETIINEFHVAPQVNPEEGLPYHEWFIEFKSEPKDMESFSKNLDDFMCSQNSYYSDLVRGNVLRPLFISKICEGGFYNYMKSIGKLGGQNKPPRLSNNRKLADGLTDFKNG from the coding sequence ATGAGCATTCTTTCTTTTTTAAGTCTTCCTTATGCAAAATGGGTTAGTAAAAGGAATAAAAAATGGATTGAAAACCCCGTTGAACATCAAGAAAAAATACTGCGTTCGCTCTTAAAATCAGCCAAGAACACTCGCTTTGGAATAGACCATTCTTTTGATAAAATAAACTCTTATAATGACTTCAAAAATCAGGTGCCTATAAGGGATTATGAAGCACTAAAACCCTATATAAATAGGGTTCTTGATGGAGAAAAAAACGTCTTATGGAGTGGTAAACCGCTTTATTTCACAAAAACATCTGGAACAACCTCAGGTACAAAATATATACCCATTTCCAAATCATCTATGCCTTATCATTTAAAGGGGGCAAGAGAAGCCTTGTTATGCTACATCAAGGAAACGAAAGACGCCTCCTTTTTAGAGGGTAAAACGATCTTTATTCAAGGAAGCCCGCACTTAGATTATATTAGTGGAATACCAACAGGTAGGCTCTCTGGAATTGTGGCACATCACATGCCGTGGTACTTGAAACTCAATAATCTACCGTCGTTTAAAACCAACTGTGTTGAGGATTGGGAGAAAAAAATAGATGGTATTGTAGATGAAACTATTGAGCAACCAATGAGTTTAATTAGTGGTATACCTCCCTGGGTTCAAATGTATTTCGAAAGGATTCATAAAAAAACTGGCAGGACTATTTCTGAGGTCTTTCCTAAATTTTCTTTGTTTGTGTTTGGCGGCGTTAATTTCGACCCCTACAAAAGCAAGTTCTTGGAGTTGGTTGGCAAACAGCTGCCAAGTGTTGAAACGTACCCATCATCTGAGGGGTTTATCGCTTATCAAGACAGTCAAAAAGAAGAGGGTTTGCTTTTATGTGTTAACCACGGTATCTTTTTTGAGTTCATTGAGGCAAGTCAGTTTTTTGAAGAAAACAGAAGGCGAATATCCTTAAAAGAGGTTAAGCTTGGAAAGGATTATGTGGTTATATTAAATACGAACGCGGGTCTTTGGGGTTATAATATTGGTGATACAGTACAATTTGTTTCTAAAAAGCCGTACAGAATAGTTGTAAGTGGGCGTATCAAACACTTCACCTCAGCTTTTGGTGAACACGTTATAGGAAAAGAGGTTGAAAAAGCGGTTCAGCAAACATTAGAGATGCACCCTGAAACAATAATAAATGAGTTTCATGTTGCCCCTCAAGTGAACCCTGAAGAAGGGTTGCCTTATCATGAGTGGTTTATAGAGTTTAAATCAGAGCCAAAAGACATGGAGAGTTTCAGTAAAAACCTTGACGATTTTATGTGCTCACAGAACAGCTACTATAGCGACTTAGTCAGGGGTAATGTCTTAAGGCCTTTATTTATAAGCAAAATATGTGAAGGTGGATTTTATAACTACATGAAATCTATTGGTAAATTGGGTGGTCAAAACAAACCCCCTCGTTTGTCAAATAATCGTAAACTTGCAGACGGTTTAACCGATTTTAAAAATGGATAA
- a CDS encoding M23 family metallopeptidase, protein MSIGNKKQSFWKKWRFKYRFVILNSETFEERLSFNMSRLNVFLLTCVSITLLIGGTTLIIAFSPLREYIPGYTSTNIRRQMVSLNQLSDSLKSELDSRGRYLQNIRNIIEGVPVDTSTFYIPEKISVQNDGAVGRVYEDSLLRERIESEDRFNFFSSENTENLSVEKLLFFKPVDGLVTQSFNADEEHYGVDVVSKENELIKSTLSGIVVFSSWTSETGNVIAIQHANNFVSVYKHNSALLKQQGEMVEVGESIAIIGNSGKWSSGPHLHFELWHNNQAVNPENYILF, encoded by the coding sequence ATGTCAATTGGAAATAAAAAACAATCGTTTTGGAAAAAGTGGCGCTTTAAATACCGTTTCGTTATTTTAAATAGCGAAACCTTTGAAGAGCGTTTATCATTTAATATGTCACGGTTAAACGTTTTTTTATTGACTTGTGTTTCCATAACCTTGCTAATTGGCGGTACAACCTTAATAATAGCGTTTAGCCCGTTACGAGAATATATTCCTGGTTATACTAGTACAAATATTAGGCGTCAAATGGTGTCTCTTAATCAGTTGTCCGACTCCTTAAAATCAGAACTTGACAGTAGGGGGCGCTACTTACAAAACATTAGAAATATAATTGAGGGTGTTCCTGTTGACACAAGCACGTTTTATATTCCTGAAAAAATAAGCGTTCAAAACGATGGGGCGGTAGGTAGAGTGTATGAAGACTCTTTGTTGAGGGAACGAATTGAATCTGAAGATCGTTTTAATTTCTTTAGTTCTGAAAACACAGAAAACTTATCCGTTGAAAAACTTTTGTTTTTTAAGCCTGTAGATGGCTTGGTTACCCAGTCATTTAACGCTGATGAAGAACACTATGGTGTTGATGTGGTTTCTAAAGAAAATGAATTAATAAAAAGCACTTTGAGCGGAATAGTTGTTTTTTCCTCTTGGACCTCAGAGACTGGAAACGTCATTGCTATTCAACACGCCAATAATTTCGTTTCCGTATATAAGCATAATTCAGCATTATTAAAACAACAAGGGGAAATGGTTGAGGTTGGCGAGTCAATAGCTATTATTGGAAACTCAGGAAAGTGGTCAAGCGGCCCTCACCTTCACTTTGAGTTGTGGCACAACAACCAAGCCGTAAATCCAGAAAATTACATTCTTTTTTAA
- the rseP gene encoding RIP metalloprotease RseP: MEILVKAGQLLLSLSILVILHELGHFIPAKLFKTRVEKFYLFFDPWFSLFKKKVGGTEYGVGWLPLGGYVKISGMIDESMDKEQMKKEPQPWEFRSKPAWQRLIIMLGGVTVNVILAFVIYSFSLVIWGEKYLPSEKATYGIHCDSLALAAGFQEGDMIYSIDNMLVNRFASESGALHPEVIERLILDDAKLVTVTRGGVKVDVPFTEEVKSLVLAKTKLFTPNIPFIIDGFSETSVMQLAGAEVGDKILRINNENMGYAGDVMQYTPTLKGDSATIVVDRGGEEVSFNVFLEEGVMGVQLRPFSALYELEKEQYNAISVIPAALTKTGDEIANYLKQFKLIKQSPESVGGFISIGNIFPSVWDWQRFWSLTAFLSIMLAVLNLLPIPALDGGHVVFLLYEVLTGRQPNEKVMEYAQTVGIILLLGLVLYANGNDIFKLLS, encoded by the coding sequence ATGGAAATACTAGTAAAAGCTGGTCAACTTCTTTTGAGTTTATCAATCCTTGTGATTTTACATGAGTTAGGTCACTTTATTCCTGCAAAACTATTTAAAACAAGAGTAGAGAAGTTTTACTTGTTTTTTGACCCCTGGTTTTCTTTGTTTAAAAAGAAAGTTGGCGGTACCGAATATGGTGTCGGCTGGTTACCCCTTGGTGGCTATGTGAAAATCTCTGGTATGATTGATGAATCAATGGACAAGGAGCAAATGAAAAAAGAACCACAGCCATGGGAGTTTCGTTCTAAGCCTGCTTGGCAAAGGCTTATTATTATGCTTGGCGGTGTTACTGTAAATGTCATTTTAGCTTTCGTTATATATTCTTTTAGTTTGGTTATTTGGGGTGAAAAATACTTGCCAAGCGAAAAAGCTACATACGGAATTCATTGCGACTCTTTAGCTTTAGCGGCTGGTTTTCAAGAGGGAGATATGATTTACTCCATTGACAATATGCTTGTAAATCGATTTGCAAGCGAAAGCGGTGCTCTTCATCCAGAGGTTATTGAACGATTAATACTAGATGATGCTAAATTGGTTACCGTAACTAGAGGGGGCGTTAAAGTAGATGTTCCTTTTACCGAAGAGGTTAAAAGCTTAGTATTGGCAAAAACAAAATTATTTACACCAAACATCCCTTTCATCATTGATGGTTTTTCAGAAACATCAGTAATGCAATTGGCTGGCGCTGAGGTTGGGGATAAAATCCTTAGAATTAATAATGAGAATATGGGTTATGCTGGAGATGTAATGCAATACACCCCAACTTTAAAAGGTGATAGCGCCACTATTGTGGTGGACAGAGGTGGAGAAGAAGTTTCATTTAACGTTTTTCTTGAGGAGGGAGTAATGGGGGTTCAATTAAGGCCTTTTTCCGCCCTTTACGAGCTTGAGAAAGAGCAATATAACGCTATAAGTGTAATTCCGGCTGCACTAACAAAAACAGGAGATGAAATCGCTAATTACTTAAAACAGTTTAAGTTAATAAAACAATCTCCAGAATCTGTAGGGGGTTTTATTTCTATAGGAAATATTTTCCCTTCTGTATGGGATTGGCAGCGTTTTTGGAGTCTAACGGCTTTTTTATCTATTATGTTGGCCGTACTTAATTTACTTCCAATACCCGCATTAGACGGTGGTCATGTAGTTTTCCTTCTGTACGAAGTGTTAACAGGTCGCCAACCAAATGAAAAGGTAATGGAATATGCTCAAACGGTAGGTATTATTTTATTGCTTGGGCTTGTTCTCTACGCTAACGGAAACGATATTTTTAAACTTTTATCATAA